CGATGTGGTGCTTAATTGAATATTTTCTTGGGTGTTAATGTGTTATGACTCAGTCGTTCATAATATAGGGTGTACTGATCTCACAAACTAACATTTTAAGAAGTCACTCAATTTAAAATCATTGATCATCAATCGCGCTTATATACGTAACTGTCAAGTTTTCAGTACACGAGCGTCCGAAAAAAACACCCTAGTTAAATGTGGGAGGTTTTTAGTATTTGCTGAGCTTTGATTATGTTGAAAAATAATTAACTGAATTTGTCAAATAATAACATGTTGATGTAACAGGCAGTGGTGAACAACTTGGAGGATGCACATGAGCAGATAGACACTGCAATTTCAACTGCTTTAAAGGAAAGCAAACCAGTTTACATTAGCATCAGCTGTAATCTCCCTGCAATTCCTCATCCGACTTTCGCCAGGGAGCCAGTTCCTTACTTCCTTTCTCCAAAGTATGCATTTTTCTGAATCCAGCCGTAGTCTCTCTGTTTGCTATGTAGTATTGTTATACGACCTTCATTCTAATTATATTGTCCCCATTTGACTTTTAACGGTCAATTTCTCATTCTGGATTAGCGGGGCCACACAGCCTCCGCTCCAGTGAATCGTTCATCAGTTCTGAAAATCACACATATTCATATCACGGTGTTTGCTCACAATCAATATACCAAGCACTCTAATTAAATGTATATGACTTTAATTTAACCATATAGGGTGAGCAATCAGTTAGGCCTGGAAGCTGCTGTAGAAGCGGCTGCGGAGTTTCTGAACAAGGCTGTGAAACCAGTCCTTATCGGTGGACCTAAACTCAGGGTTTGCAAGTCCCAAGAAGCATTCGTGAAGCTTGCAGATGCATGCGGTTACCCAATAGCAGTCACGCCAGCGGGTAAAGGGCTGGTCCCGGAACACCACCCACACTTCATTGGCACATACTGGGGTGCTGTCAGCACCACCTTTGTCGGAGAGGTGGTAGAGTCAGCTGATGCTTACGTTTTTGTGGGTCCTATTTTCAATGATTATAGTTCTGTGGGATACTCCTTACTGATCAAGAAAGAGAAGACCGTCATAGTGGAGCCTAATCGTGTGATTATTGCTAATGGTCCATCTTATGGCTGGGTTTTCATGACAGACTTCTTATCTGCTTTGGCAAAGAAGTTGAAGAAAAACACGACAGCCATGGAGAATTACCGTCGGATATATGTTCCTCCTGGGATGCCTTTGAAGTGTGGGGATGGTGCACCTCTTAAAGTCAATGTTCTCTTCAAGCATGTTCAGGTAAGTAATAGACTCTTGTTTATATCTTCTTAGTACTTTCACATACTTTACATTGTGAATTTTGCATGAGCAATCTATCGTATACCTTGTTGCTCATGTGAATATAACTGTAAtgtcttttaccaatgatttaaacATGGAATCATGTTCGAGGATATGTCAAATTCACCCTTTAATTGAAATAATCATTTCAACGTAAAGTCTAAGTTGGTGGTTGAGATTAGGTCACTCCGTTCATACCTTAAGACCCCTCATGCCTCAGGCGAAAGCCATTTGAGCTTGAAGCATAAGCCATGTTCTTACTATGTGGCAAAAGTTTCAGTTTTAGTGTAAACTGATGGTCGAGTCCAAGCCAATGATTTTATACGTTGATATAAACCATGCGGTATTTAATGAAAAGAAAAACAGTGACGGTTTTGAGAGCCATTTGAAATCTTTTAGTTAATCCATTATATCGCAAAGACAAAACAACTACTTGATGTAGATTGAATGAGATGTGATGTAGTGTGCCTGTATGGCTTTTTATGATCTTGCTTGAGCTGAAAATTATACAGTTAATACTTTTCTAAATTGTCATCTGACGAAATAAGTCGTGCAACAGGATATGATTGATGGAAATACTGCAGTAATTGCTGAAACTGGAGATTCATGGTTCAATTGTCAAAAGCTTCGTCTTCCAGAAGGCTGTGGGTAAGTAAAAAAATCACCCTTGTTCAACAAATGCTATTCCTTTCTTTTGGAAAAATCCTTAGATTCTAATTTTCTGTTCCGTCTTTTACTGCCGTTCCCTGAAAATTTTGAATGGTTTTTCATCcacgtgattttttttttcctggTTTGCTTGATTGGTACATGTTTCTATCTTTTGCATCTTCTTTTCCTGCTATAGGCAATAGCGAATACAGACAAATTTCTTTCCGAGGTCCGGATTAATATTTAAAATCTATACACATAAAAAAGTTCTAAATTTATTTTTTAAGCCTGAAAATTAGACAAAATAcgcaaaaaaaaattctgtttccGGTGTCCGCGCACCCCGGAATGGCCTTAGTAGATCCGCCGCTTGCTATAGGCAGAGATTTTCCAATGTATGACTTAATAATCGGTTCTTCCCTCCCAATAATAAGTGCTTGAGAAGTCGTGAGCATAATTGGTTCCCAACACTGGCTTTAAGAATTATTGTGGAATATGTAGGTATGAATTTCAGATGCAATATGGGTCAATTGGATGGTCCGTAGGTGCAACACTAGGATATGCTCAAGCTGCAAAGGACAAGCGAGTTGTTGCTTTCATCGGTGATGGGAGTTTCCAGGTTAGTTGTTAAAAAAATTGGTGAAGTATTTGAGTTTCGTGTCATATAGGAAGGAATGTTGTGTAGATATTTGGTACCGAAGTTGTTAGTAATTAACACACACCCAAAGTGAAGCGTCAAAGTAGCATAGCTCTATGATGCTCGTTGAGTTGACTGTAGATAGAATATGGCTGAAATTTTCTGATGGTCTCTCAGGTCACTGCTCAGGATGTTTCAACAATGATCCGATGTGGGCAGAAGAACATAATATTCCTCATTAACAATGGTGGATATACTATTGAAGTTGAGATTCACGATGGCCCTTATAACGTGATTAAAAACTGGGACTATACGGGACTTGTCAAGGCTATCCATAACAATCAAGGAAATTGTTGGACTGCAAAGGTAAATTTGCTTACCACTCAATTTGTTCACTTAATCATGTCTGAAGTGCTTCTTAATAAGTACTATTGACCTAGGTGGCACATATCTAAAGACATGGCTTTTCTCTGCTACATATCATTAAACTTTCCGAATATTCAGGCGTGGTACTGTAATACATATAGGATAGTCTTGTTGGAAATCCACTTTGAATAAACACACGAATTCGGGAAGTTTTACCATATGTGATGTCTCTCACATGTGAATCAAAAAGTGAAGTTGTACGCCGTTTTTGCTACAAGAGCCCTGAAGTTGAGTAGTTAACCTCGTCTAAATGCAACAACTATAACTAGACCTGTCAAAAGGGCCATTCGGGTTGGGCTCTTTTCCATGTAACTTTTATTTCTCCAGATTGCATCAAACACCCACCGAATTGGCAAATTCTAAGCTGCTTAATTGACGTTCTGTCTGATCATAAGACTAAAACTCTCATCATCATGTGCAGGTTCGAACAGAAGAAGAATTAGTAGATGCCATAGCCAATGCTACAAATGATGAATACAAGGACTCGTTATGTTTCATAGAAGTAATTCTGCACAAAGATGATACCAGTAAAGAACTGTTAGAGTGGGGCTCTCGTGTTTCCGCTGCCAACAGCCGACCACCAAACCCCCAGTAGGATTTATTTCAGACCGAGTACCGGGATAATGGGATTAACTGAGTATCACTATCAGACTATAGTGTATCATGTATGATGACACTGTAGTACTAGAtatgaaaaataatgttttgatTTTCATGTAAATAACTTCTTGTTTGAGTAAACTCTTTTTATTCGGTGGTTATTTCGACAGTTATGTGAGGTCCGGTTTTTGTTATATTCATGAACTTCACTTTATTCTGAAAGCAGAATCATGTTTTTGTTATATTCATGAACTTCACTTTATTCTGAAAGCAGAATCATGTCATTGCAGCTGAGCCTGAGAATATACATCACAGAATTTGGACAGTTTGTTTCGAAGTTTTGTCGGAGTATCCACAATTACAATTCAGGATGTCATTTTACTTTTAtgtttaggctctgtttggtaaaactaactgaaaaggtagctgaaaactgaaaaactaactgctgaaaaggtaactgataaggtagctgaaaattaggaactaataaggtaactgattatataaaaaaaatgtttggcaaactaactgaaaaggtaactgattttgatgaaatgatataataattatttaatagtatagatttaaagggtaaaaacggaaaatcaaaccaaatcaggtacctgaaatctcaaatgctactctaggtagcatttcatttcaggtagcttatttggttaaataagctacttgccaaacacttacaaaaaaataaggtacctgaaattttggtcaaataagctactttgaccaaatcaggtacctgaaatgccttACCAAACGGAGCCTTAACTTGTTTAATTACGGTAAATATTTGTAACCTATGTTACTCTGACTCGATCACTTGGCTATAAGTGCACGACATGGCCTCGGAGTGTTGGATAGGGTTATTTTTCAAGAAGTTTTCAATTTTTGGTCTAACATGAAATGCCAAACTGTGAAGAATCTCATATTAACCCACATGTGAGTATCCAACattgaaagagaaagagagattgtACCACTTTATAATCAAGTGAGTTACTCCTCTTATTgtcaattggttttaggatggaacctcCCTTGTGTTGTTGAGTGGTCCTCTTCATCGTTCGGGTGCAGCCCAGACTCATAGTGGGCAAGGTCATCTCGTCTTTTATCTTAAATTTTTTCGAGTGAGAAGGGATGGCAATGGAGCAGATCTAGATAGGGTCCGATaggatccagatccatatccgcCACACCAACGTTGGATCCATATCCGACCCATATCCAGTGGATCCAAATTTTCCAGATCCATTTTCAAATAAGTGGATCCATATTCAACCCATATCCATAAGGTCCGAAAAATAAGGATCCATATCCTACCCATCAGGATCCGGATCCGCGAATCTGGATAGGGTCCAGGATTCGTTGCCATCTCTACACTTACAAATTGTCTATTGTGTTTGTGTAATGTTAGTAGGGATGACAACGGACCAGATGTGGGTAGGATCCAATaggatccagatccatatccgTCACACCAACGCTGGATCCATATCCGACCCATATCCGGCGGATCCAAATTTTCCAGATCCATATCCAGATCCATTTTCAAATAAGTGGATCCATATCCAACCCATATCCACGGGGTCCGAAAAATTAGGATCCATATCCTACCCATCAGGGTCCGGATCCGCGAATCTGGATAGGATCCAGGATCCGTTGCCATCTCTAATTGAGACTATTTGTGTTAAAAGAAAAAAATAGTTTTATCAAATctatactatatattaaatccagaaaccaagggactttgatgtaattaaagaaagttatacaaattaattatactatatagttttaaattactagcaccgtgtgatggacccgattaagggatctcaatgcaaatattatataggtTGGGGTAAAATTAAATTGTATAgatgcttgataattttcctaaacatttgtagactaaaacatggttaatttccttaaaataaaataattaattaagatggtcaattttcttaaaataaaataaataattatatcaattttcctcaatatttatagaagactagaagatggtcaatttccttaaaataaaataattaattagtataaacatgcacacttatggtattaattattattattattattataaaattatatattaaatttaaaatttatgtaattttattaaaatttatagtttattagatgtagatggtaattatttaacatacaaatacaaaaatatattataagtaggttataactaattcaagttagatttcataacatataatatattaatattgcatgattctTAAAATTGCAtttctaagtagtaaaagtagtttcgtcagtaaagaaaagaattgtaataACATTAGATATATTTTTATGATAGCAAATTAgcaatcactcatttgaatagtaaaagtaacaatattatcagcgagattattgaaagtggtagaaacaacaacgagagtagtgaaataatcaatattaatgcggcaatagtgaacgtaataataattacggcgggagtagtgaaattatcaatattaatgcggcagtagcgacagtaacaataattacagcgggagtagtgaaagtaacagtgatTATGGGCAAGTAGTAAAATGtcattactattgtttcatttaaaaaaatattaatagcgagagtagtgaatttgtctcaaaatttatttgatcgtaattttaggatatgtcatttaaaaatatattaatgataaatttaagggttatgcaactttaagtaattttatttaatgaaaacaaaattaatggtaagtagaggtagcccgggcgaagccgggcaccaatactagtctaATTGGAAAAATGGAACCAGCCAAAGGTAATTCGACATATATTAACCTGACCCAATAATGACCCGAACTAATTTGAAACGACCCGATTCGGAAATGAACTCGCCTAAAAATAACTCGACCCAAATGATCTGACTCGATGCCAACCCGACTAACTCATTTGCGAGGTCTACAGTCTACCTTCCGTCCCTCCCCCTTTCCATGACGCAACTGACGGGATCTTACAATATTTTGGAAAGCTGCTGCAGTTTACATCCAATAAATTCATTTGCAAGGTGAATTTTCtaccattttacatttttactttACCTTTTTAAATTCATTTGCTTTGTGAAAGTACGAGTATTAATTAAtcggtttactttttttttttcctttttttaaatTCTGTTCATAATTATAATGATGCAATTACCTATATACTGTTATTTTGGCTTCAATAAGACTTGTCAATTGTTTTAGAGACGTGGGAATGTAAAAGATTTGGGCTTTTGTTAGATAATAATATTGTTATCTAATAATTTTAGTGAATTAGTTTTTCATAATATGAATTGTCAGAAACTTTGTTGATTGTTGAAAGGAATGAAAACCCATTGTTGTTGGAATTGTTTTACTTACTGAGTTGATCTTGCGTAAAACGGTTTTACCCAAAAATGCGGGTAATTAATAAAAGAAACTTTAGAAGGGTGTTTGGTAAAATGTAATGAGAATTAGTAAATGTTTGTAGATGTATTTCTGGAACACTGTAATCATGCTGGATGATGTTTTAAACTTTTAATCATTAAAATGTGGCGGAGCCAGGAATTGACCACAGCGGGGGCGAATGGGTAATAATTTAAGGGAGACTCGAAAAAAGTTGGAAAATTCTTACTAAAAACTTTCAAATTTCTGACCATCAACGGGGCGCTCGCCCCTGCTAGCCCCACCACTGTCATTAATAAAGCTGTCACTGTAAATATATTGATGTTGTTTGAGAGAGAGAGATTGTGGTGGCTAATGTGTATGCTGCTAATTTTGTTTCGTTTCGTATCCAGTCGCCTTGTTGTGAGTTGTATTATCTGGTTTCGGAGAAGAAATTGATTGCAACAGCAACAATCCGGTAAAAGTACAGTTAGGCATTCACGGATATACCTTGAAGTACTCGAGGTCCTAGACACCACGAATAAAATTATTTTGAGCATTTTCTGGGTCAGCTAGTGCTCTTATGAAAAGGTTTGAGAAGGTCCAGGATAACGCAGTCTATCCTAGAAGTAGAGCTTGCAGCTTATGCTTCTCGCTGTATTAGTTGATATATATGGTCTCAAGCTGGGTTACCGTATTGGCTAAACCTCTCAGTTTCGAGCATGTTCTACAGTGGCTGTTGTTTTAAGATCTATTTTTCAGACGGTCTGTTAAGTGCGTGTAGTTGTATTGGATTTGCCATATTTATAGCGAATCAGGCAACCTAGGTCTGATTGTGCCAATGCAATGGTATAAGATGAGATATACCAAGTTGTCCAAGCTTCGATCTTTATGTGTTTCATCATCTCGTGTGCACAAAAGTCATTCTAGATCGTTCTCAGTATCGGAAGATAGTCGTCTTTTAACGACAACTTCTGTCCCTATATCTAATTTGCTGCAAGAGTACATAAATTCGGTTACCCCATCTCATGGCTTAAAGATTCATAGCCATATCTTAAAAACTGGTTATCAGTCTAATACGAATATCAGTATCAAACTCCTCATTCTCCACTTGAAAGTCGGTTCAGTTAGTTATGCCCGACAGTTGCTTGAGGAAATGTCTAGCCCAACTCTATCTGCATATAATTATTTGCTCAATGCTTATGTAAAGCGTGGAAAAATTTTCGAGGCATTTGCGTTGGTTCATCAGATGAGTAGTTCAGGGTTAAGGCCAGATAGCTTTACACATTCGTTAATTCTGAAAGCGTGGGCTGCTCTACCCCGTTCTCTCTTTTTGGCACGTGACTTTGGACGACAGGTACATGCTCAGATTATACATGATGATAGTAAAGGTGATGTTATTCTTACTGCGACCTTAATCGACTCATATGTGAAATCTGAAAGGATTGATTATGCTAGGCGGGTGTTCGATATGATGTTGATAAAGAATGTAATGTGCTCTACTTCATTGATATCTGGCTACATGAGCACTCGTCGTTTTGATGAAGCTGAGACAATGTTTAAGAGCATAGCTGAAAAAGATGTTGTGGTGTTTAATGCTATGATCGAGGGTTACAGTAAATCAACTGGTACAGCAAAGAAATCGGTTGAAATTTATATTAGCATGCGGAGATTAAGTTTCCTTCCTACTGTTTCCACCTTTGTGAGCCTTCTTGGAGCTTGTTCTTTGTTGGCTTCGGCTGAAATTTGTCAACAAGTACATAGTCATTTGATGAAGACCCGGTATTTTATAGATGTGAAGATTGGAAGTGCTGTCATAGATATGTATTCAAAATGTGGAAATGTCAACGATGCTCGTCGAATATTTGATTACATGCCTGAAAAGAATGTGTTTTCTTGGACATCAATGATTGACGGATATGGGAAAAATGGAAAACCAAGCGAAGTGATAGAAATGTTTACTAAGATGCAAGAAATGGCCCGTATTAAACCTAATTACGTTACTTTCCTATGTGCTATTTCAGCTTGCGCGTATGCTGGGTTGGTAGACAAAGGTTGGGAAATATTTGAAAGTATGGAGAGAAAATATTCTTTGAAGCCTCGGATGGAGCACTATGCTTGTATGGTTGATCTATTAGGACGCTCGGGAAGGCTAGAGCAAGCGTGGGAATTTGTAATGAAAATGCCCGAAATACCTAATTCAGATGTTTGGGCTGCTTTGCTCAGTTCAGCGAGACTGCAAGGGGAAATGGAAATGGCAGGGGTAGCTGCTGATGAACTTTTCAAATTGGGGGCTGATAGTCGGCCGGGGTCTTACATGGCCTTGTCGAATTCTCTGGCTGAGGCTGGGAAGTGGGACCGTGTTGATGAAGTTAGAGAGATGATGAAACTGAGGAAAATATCAAAAGATACAGGCTTTAGTTGGACTGGAGTAGATGACTCGGAAAAGAAAGAGCCCATTCGAAGCATTATGTGAAGTGGTACTGTATGAAGGATTTGTACATTTCACAAGGAGGATAATACAGTCGAACGGCAGATTCCAAACTGAGTGGTTGCGGTGGAGGCGGGGGTGGCATGCTATGTTACTCAGTCTCGTTTGGAAGTATTGACATGGGTATGCCATACATGTCAAAGTGTCGGGCTTGGGCTATTTTATGAAAAATCCACTTGTTTTACCGTGAAATGAGGTTTTCAGGTGTCATACACACAACCGTGTGTCCGGTGTCGGACATGAGTATGTGAGGAAATAGAAGACTTGAAGCAACATAATGGCTATTTCTCAAAAGATTGCAGATCCACATTCCACTCTTGGGTGCTTGGGAGCTATTTTGGAAATTCCAGCAACTTTAGAAGATGCAACCGGGAGGTATTTTTTCCGCGTTATCTTAAAACAGTTTTTGAATAGCAAGATGTGTACATAGTGATTTTATTTCTGAGTTAGTTTTCTTACTGAAGCAAAACGCGAACCCAATCCCAAACTTGATCATTAAGTCCGTGTCATTAGTTCTCCGTATATTGTCATTCTCATTGATAAAGATTAAAGATCCATGGTGATGCCGACACCCAAGTTCGACTGTTTGAGGTTGTTTTGAGGACTCTGATATCTTTAGTTGTTCCTGTCCATTGCATGTTTATTCTGTCAATCTCTTGTATAAAGGCACTTATGGCAAACCTGACGACTTTGGTCAAGTTATTGACTAGATTTCAAGGTGAGACGTGTCGAGTTCTCAACTTAGACGTTGTACACTGTTGCAAAGACGCTCCCTAGTAGGTGAGCGGTGAGCCTATCAACAAATGCCGTCTTCTGCAAAACTCTGTAACTCGAGTTGGTTCATTTTACAAGTTCACAAAGATACTCTTAATCCAAGATAAAAGTGGAGAACATATCATTCAGGCAGGTTTAGATCAAGCCACTTCGAATCTAGACGATATACGATACTCCCGAGTCCCGACCTCTTAGGAAAAGGGAGTCGGAGTAGACCTGCCCAACGTGGCAAACTAACTCCGCCTAGCCTGCCATATTGGACCCAGAATCTTCCAGCCCGTCTGCCACTCTGCCAGTGGTCTGGCACAACCTCTCCTGCCCTTTACTAGTGCCTGGCCCAGGGCAAACTTTCACAGCCCAACCCACCCGAGCCCATATAAAAAGCAAAAATTACGTTTATATGGGACGGGATCGGGCCAGACATAAGATAGTTAGATAGCTCAGCCTACCCCTTCCCTACTTCCTAGTGTCGTCCCCGGACCCTTGACCTTGAGTCCAGCTCGTACACTGGCTCTGCCCAGCCCACTGGCCACCTCTTGTGAGACTGAAACTGGTTACATACTAGAGCCTTGCGCATTTGTTTATAAgcaaatgaatgagacggaagctccattttcctattttcaccccatttgctTTTTGAAGGTTAAAGTTTTcgaactttgaccgtcaataagttggagaataaaaattatttatttataaaactaaAACATCTACAATTAATATCAAGACAtctttcacgaaaaaaaaaatcaagaaaaaaaataacatatatacATTGAAAAATACGGTCAAAGTAGCGTTTTGGAGACCGCAATATGTGACATAACTCGACAAACAACATTGCTGTCGGGATGACAATGGATAGGATCTGGATAGGATCCTATAAGATCCAGATCCATATCCTTATGTCATATGGTGATCCAGATCCGGTCCATATCCACAGGGTCTGCAATTGTCAGATCCATATCCAGATCCTCAGGATATGGACTGGATTTGGATCTAACCCGTATCCATTTTATGGTAAAACAATcatttttttaaatattaaaattatattttttggaTTATACTACAACTTACTATTTTGTTTATATTGGAATACAAATGCTAAAACTAAAGTTGTGAAGATACAGAAATATAGtgttataaaatataaaatacagCAGCGATAACAAATAACTTTTTGCAATtgaaaaatgttaatgaaaaagAAATCTTAGCTTATTATATGAAAAACTTTAAGAGAAATATATAATTTTACTATTTCTTTAACTCATtttttaaatttcattttaaaATTGAATACAAATGGATCCAGGGTAGGATCTGAATCTCAATCATATGGATCCATATCCGGATCCGTTTATATGCGTATGGATCCAATCTATATCCATATCCACTGGATCCAAAATATTGAGATCCAGATCCGACCCTTAGGATCTGGATCCCAGGATCTGAgatccattgccatccctaattGCTGGACTTGACTGTACAAATATAAGTCA
This sequence is a window from Silene latifolia isolate original U9 population chromosome 8, ASM4854445v1, whole genome shotgun sequence. Protein-coding genes within it:
- the LOC141596148 gene encoding pyruvate decarboxylase 1-like, producing the protein METKTTPTIPTLPGSHPGFGTLGCHLGRRLAQIGVRDVFSVPGDFNLTLLDHLVSEPELNLVGCCNELNAGYAADGYARAKGVGACVVTFTVGGLSVINAIAGAYSENLPVICIVGGPNSNDFGTSRILHHTIGVPDFSQELRCFQTVTCYQAVVNNLEDAHEQIDTAISTALKESKPVYISISCNLPAIPHPTFAREPVPYFLSPKVSNQLGLEAAVEAAAEFLNKAVKPVLIGGPKLRVCKSQEAFVKLADACGYPIAVTPAGKGLVPEHHPHFIGTYWGAVSTTFVGEVVESADAYVFVGPIFNDYSSVGYSLLIKKEKTVIVEPNRVIIANGPSYGWVFMTDFLSALAKKLKKNTTAMENYRRIYVPPGMPLKCGDGAPLKVNVLFKHVQDMIDGNTAVIAETGDSWFNCQKLRLPEGCGYEFQMQYGSIGWSVGATLGYAQAAKDKRVVAFIGDGSFQVTAQDVSTMIRCGQKNIIFLINNGGYTIEVEIHDGPYNVIKNWDYTGLVKAIHNNQGNCWTAKVRTEEELVDAIANATNDEYKDSLCFIEVILHKDDTSKELLEWGSRVSAANSRPPNPQ
- the LOC141596150 gene encoding pentatricopeptide repeat-containing protein At1g28690, mitochondrial-like yields the protein MQWYKMRYTKLSKLRSLCVSSSRVHKSHSRSFSVSEDSRLLTTTSVPISNLLQEYINSVTPSHGLKIHSHILKTGYQSNTNISIKLLILHLKVGSVSYARQLLEEMSSPTLSAYNYLLNAYVKRGKIFEAFALVHQMSSSGLRPDSFTHSLILKAWAALPRSLFLARDFGRQVHAQIIHDDSKGDVILTATLIDSYVKSERIDYARRVFDMMLIKNVMCSTSLISGYMSTRRFDEAETMFKSIAEKDVVVFNAMIEGYSKSTGTAKKSVEIYISMRRLSFLPTVSTFVSLLGACSLLASAEICQQVHSHLMKTRYFIDVKIGSAVIDMYSKCGNVNDARRIFDYMPEKNVFSWTSMIDGYGKNGKPSEVIEMFTKMQEMARIKPNYVTFLCAISACAYAGLVDKGWEIFESMERKYSLKPRMEHYACMVDLLGRSGRLEQAWEFVMKMPEIPNSDVWAALLSSARLQGEMEMAGVAADELFKLGADSRPGSYMALSNSLAEAGKWDRVDEVREMMKLRKISKDTGFSWTGVDDSEKKEPIRSIM